GGCCAGGTCCCGGCGGAACCGGGCGGCCCCCGAGAGCACCTCGGCGTACGGGTCGTCCGGGAGGGCCCGCGCCATGCGCTCGGCCACGGCCACGGCCCCCTCGTACCGGGCGGCCGTGAGCTCCGCCCAGGCCCAGTCCCAGTACACGTCCCGCAGGAACGCCTGCCGGTCCTCCACGGCCTCGGCGTCCGGCCCCTCCAACACCCGGGCCGCCTCCGGGAACCGCCCCAGGTCGTACAGGCACTCGGCCCGCAACCACACGGCCTCTGCCCCGAGCTCCGAGCCCGGGCCGATCTCGGCCAGGTACGACAGGGCCTCCTCGAACAGCCCCGCCTCGTGGGCGTCCCAGGCCAGGTTCAACCAGCCCCGGTCCTGGGACGGCCCCGCCCAGGCCACGACCGCCAGGAGCACGGTCGCCCACAGACACGCCGCCCCCAACGCCGCAGCCCGACGGCCCCGGTTCGCAGCCGGTTTTCGGGGTGTCGCACCAAAACGCCAGCTTGGCCGCCTGGCTGATAACTTCCGCACCTCTCCCCTCCGAACTTTCCAGAAGAACCAGCCATTACACCGGCCCGCGCGGGCGCCTGTCAACGTCGGGGCCGGGCCAACCGCTCCGGGTCCAGCAGCCGGCGCAGCTCCCCTTCGTCCCCCAGCCCCAGGTCTGCCGCGGCGCGGGCCAGCGACACCCCCCGGGCCAGGGCCTCGTGGACCACCCGGGCCGCGGCCTCGTACCCCACCACCTCGGCCAGGGGGGTCACCAGGGCCGGGCTCGCCTCGGCCAGGGCCCGGCACCGGTCCCGGTCCGCCTCGATCCCGACCACGCACCGCCGGGCCAGCAGTCGGCACGCCTCCGCCAGGAGGGAGATCGACTCCAGCAGGTTCCGGGCGATCAGGGGCATCATGAGGTTCAGCTCGAACGCCCCGCCCATGCCCCCCTGGGCCACGGCCAGGTCGTTGCCCAGCACCTGGGCCGCGGCCTGGATCACCGCCTCGGGCACCACCGGGTTCACCTTGCCCGGCATGATGGACGAGCCCGGCTGGAGCGCCGGGAGCCGGATCTCCCCCAACCCGCCCCGGGGGCCCGAGGCCATCCACCGAAGATCGTTCGCGACCTTGGTCAGGGCCACGGCCAGCCCCCGCAGCGCCCCGCTCACGGCCACACAGGCGTCCCTCGCCCCCTGGGCCTCGAACGGGTCCCGAGCGCGCCGCAGGTCGAGACCGGTCTCCGCCGACAAGAGGCGCAGCACCCGCGGCGCGAACTCGGGGTGGGCGTTCACCCCCGTGCCCACCGCCGTGCCGCCCAACGGCACCTCCGCCAGCCCCTTGGCCGCGGCCCGGATCCGGGCCGCGGCCGACCGGACCTGGCGGGCGTACCCGCCGAACTCCTGGCCCAGGGTCACCGGCAGGGCGTCCATGAGGTGGGTCCGGCCCAGCTTCACCACCGTGCGCAGCGCCCGGGCCTTGGCCCCCAGGGCCCGGGCCAGCTCCCCGGCGGCCGGCAGGAGGCCCTGCTCCACCCCGCCGAGGGCCGCCACGTGGATGGCGGTGGGAAACACGTCGTTGGACGACTGGCACCGGTTCACGTGGTCGTTGGGGTGGACCGGCCGGCCGCCCAACCGGGCCGACGCCCGGCGGGCCAGCACCTCGTTCACGTTCATATTGGTGGAGGTGCCGGACCCGGTCTGGAACGGGCTCAAGGGGAACGCCCCCTCGTCCCGGCGGGCCAGCACCCCCTCGGCCGCCTCCACGACGGCATCGGCCACCTCCGCCGGAATCAGCCCGAGCTCCCGGTTCACCCGGGCCGCGGCCCGCTTGATCCGCACGAGGGCCTCGATCACAGCCCAGGGAACCCGGCCCACCGGGATCCCGTTCTCGAGGGCCCGCTGGGTCTGGGCCCCCCACGGGGCGTCCTGAGGAACCCGCACCTCGCCCATTGTGTCGTGCTCGATCCGGTCCGGCATCGGAACCTCCTGCTGGAAGGCTGGAGTTGGGCCTTCGGCCCGCTTGAAGGCTGGAAAGCTCAAAAGCTGGAAAGCTAGGAGGCCAAGAGGCCGAAAATCCTGGGCCTTCGGCCCGCTCGGACTCTAACCTACCCAAAGCCGCCCGGATCGCCAGCCAAATTTTCACCGCCCGCCCCGGGCGATGGGTCAGGTTTCACCGCCGGCCGGGCGGTCGCCTGCGGCCAAACGAGCGGTTGAAAACGGTCTGGATCTTGCTAGACTCACCGCGCGGTCCCGCGCCGGAACCGGGACCGGTTCGCCCTTCGCAAGGAGAACGCCCATGCACATCGAACCGTTCGTGTACGAACGCCCCACGAACCTCCGGGAGTTCGAGCAGGCCCTGGCGCGCCACGGCGACGACGCCAGGATCCTGGCCGGGGGCACCGACCTGATGGTGCTCGTGAAGGAGAAGGTGCTCTCCCCCCGGGTCCTGGTGGACGTGAACGCCGTGACCGAGCTCGATTGGATCCGCTGGGACCCCGAAGAGGGGCTGTCCATCGGCGCGGGCACCCGGGTGGCCGCCATCGAGACGAGCCCCCTGGTCCGGGAGCA
This is a stretch of genomic DNA from Deferrisoma camini S3R1. It encodes these proteins:
- a CDS encoding class II fumarate hydratase, which produces MPDRIEHDTMGEVRVPQDAPWGAQTQRALENGIPVGRVPWAVIEALVRIKRAAARVNRELGLIPAEVADAVVEAAEGVLARRDEGAFPLSPFQTGSGTSTNMNVNEVLARRASARLGGRPVHPNDHVNRCQSSNDVFPTAIHVAALGGVEQGLLPAAGELARALGAKARALRTVVKLGRTHLMDALPVTLGQEFGGYARQVRSAAARIRAAAKGLAEVPLGGTAVGTGVNAHPEFAPRVLRLLSAETGLDLRRARDPFEAQGARDACVAVSGALRGLAVALTKVANDLRWMASGPRGGLGEIRLPALQPGSSIMPGKVNPVVPEAVIQAAAQVLGNDLAVAQGGMGGAFELNLMMPLIARNLLESISLLAEACRLLARRCVVGIEADRDRCRALAEASPALVTPLAEVVGYEAAARVVHEALARGVSLARAAADLGLGDEGELRRLLDPERLARPRR